In Xiphophorus maculatus strain JP 163 A chromosome 15, X_maculatus-5.0-male, whole genome shotgun sequence, the following are encoded in one genomic region:
- the ost4 gene encoding dolichyl-diphosphooligosaccharide--protein glycosyltransferase subunit 4 codes for MVTDVQLAIFANMLGVSLFLLVVLYHYVAVNNPKKQE; via the coding sequence ATGGTGACTGACGTCCAGCTGGCCATCTTTGCCAACATGCTTGGCGTGTCGTTATTCCTGCTGGTTGTGCTCTACCATTACGTTGCTGTAAATAACCCCAAGAAGCAGGAGTAG